A segment of the Phocoena sinus isolate mPhoSin1 chromosome 11, mPhoSin1.pri, whole genome shotgun sequence genome:
TCGACCCTGTCCAGAAAAAGGCTCCTAACTGAGGAAGCGGATAAGACAGACCCCCATCCCGCAGCTAAGACCTTCTTTTAGCTGGTAACTTAAACGTGGGCTTTCCTTACAGCCCTCTACGAAATATGCTCTATTTAAATAGTCATGAAATGGTAATAGCCTTTGAATGGGTATGACTGTTTTCCTCCACATAAGTAGAACAGGGTAAACAATAACGCAGTGGCAGGCAGGTTCAAATGCAGGGACAGAGAAAAGGCCGCTTCTGCTGTTTAATATTTAGTAGGAATTTTAATTTTGCGTAAGGGAGGTTCCACTCCGCAGCTTAACGGGCTATGTTCCGGGAGGCCCTTTTTCGCCTTTCCCCCCCTTTGAAAGAAACGCCTAAGGAGAGTCTCTTATGCCCCCTCACTGGCACAGTCGAATTCCCTGCGTTTGGGGAAGGGCCCTTTTCACTCCCGGAGTATTTTCTGAAAAGAAGCGCCTAGGGCTCCTTTCTCGCGGCGGCCTGCGGACGGGGACGGGCCGTTTCCCACGCAGCCCTGAGCCGTGCACTCAGTGTGGCAGCTGTAACTCGACGCCTGATTTCTTGTTCTCTGCCCTTGCCCTCGCTCTCTTCCAGGACCGTCACGACGGCACCAGCAACGGGACGGCACGGTTGCCCCAGCTGGGCACTGTAGGTCAATCTCCCTACACGAGCGCCCCGCCGCTGTCCCACACCCCCAATGCCGACTTCCAGCCCCCCTACTTCCCCCCGCCCTACCAGCCTATCTACCCCCAGTCGCAAGACCCTTACTCCCACGTCAACGACCCCTACAGCCTGAACCCACTGCACGCCCAGCCGCAGCCGCAGCACCCGGGCTGGCCCggccagaggcagagccaggaatcTGGGCTCCTGCACGCGCACCGGGGGCTGCCCCACCAGCTGTCGGGCCTGGATCCCCGCAGGGACTACCGGCGGCACGAGGACCTCCTGCACGGCCCCCATGGGCTTGGCTCAGGACTCGGAGACCTCCCGATCCACTCCTTACCTCACGCCATCGAGGACGTTCCGGTAAGAGGCCCCGCGGGCGGCGGGAGAGAAAACGCAGACCCTCCTCACCCACCCGCGAGAAAACGCCCGGAACGTGCAGCCCGGGGGGCCCTGGCTTTCCTGCCTGGCGTTTACTTTCTCGAAATCTCCTTTTGGTTTTTCGGGTGGACACTTTAAGGACCCACCGAGACAGCCGccttaaaaaaatggaaaagaattgtaCTTGAGGGTCCTGCCCCTAGAACAATGGCTCCTGGAGCTCCTTCAAACAATGCCTGCATATTACCATTGAGAAATTAGACGAATGTCACCGTTGACGGTACCTTCCCCTCTCGACGACAGTAAACTGTTTCGACGGGGAGAGGATCTAATTCCACCACTGTGTCTGTCGTGGGGATTTCTCCCTGTCCTGAAAAACATGTTAAGAGTCAACCAAAAGGGCTCATTGAAATGCCCTGGCCATTTAAAAGAAAGTGTGAAAGACACactaggaaaattatttttaccgGATTTTATGAGTGCTAGTGATATCTGAAAGTTATGTGTATACCCTACCCTGATTAAAGAATAGTAAGTAGCAAGTCCGAGGAGGAGGACATTAAATGCAGCCTTTTTCTCTTCCTAGGGGTGCTAAGTGCTGACCTCATACATCATTAACTGGGTTCCCAACGCCTCTCAGAACCCGCTACACCCCCATATTAAACGAATGTTTTCAGACTATCGGGCAATGCATTCTTTGAGTTCTAGTTCAGTTATCAATAAATGCAGTTTGAAATGATTTCTAAATAAGCATGGTATTAGCGCATTTACTGTTTACAATGCAAACCAGGCTACTgataatttgaaaatactttatgaaattaaatttaaaccaGCATCTCTTGCTTCAATTCTACATATTTATGGTTTGCTCACAACCTTCCTGAAATGGAATTAGAGCAAGCCAATAATTTTATTAAAGCTGTAAAGGCTCTGTTAATGCTGCTTTTCTTTGGAGAGGAAATGTATCTGGATGTGATTTTTGCTAAAATGCTATTTCAAATTACTGCATCAAATATTACAGCAATATGTCCGTTGACAGTTTAATGATGACTGCATTAGATTGCAAAGAAAATGGTCAGATGAACTTACCTGCTTGcctggtgaatttaaaacattatttaagttacataggaaaatagaaaatttattacATCTCTCATTTGGCCTAGTTAATCACTGAAATTTGTTGGTTATGTTTAGCTTCGTAACATGGAAAGCAGGAAAGTAGGCAGTTGATCCAATGTGGGGTTTAGtaagcattgtgtgtgtgtgtgtgtgtgtgtgtgtgtgtgtgtgtgtgttttcatacATGTTTTTAGAAACTGATACTAAACAGTGCATTTCTTGGAAAGTGAAATGAGAGGAGCAATAGCTGAGAAAAGggccattaaaaaacaaacctggaAGTTGTGATCCTTTTAGTTCCCCTTCCCAAAGATTCTCTGAATCCTTATCCTAGTCTGCTCCTTGGAAATATCTGAATTGCAAAATAACGTTGCGAGCTTTTGGAACTACTGTGAATTAGAATTGCTCTACTTTGCAAAAATTCCAAAGTGGCTGGTGTGAATTCCTGACACCAGTATAGTCACTGTTCGTGGTGAGATTGGCCTATAGGAGAAATTAATCAAAAGatcaaataaaaacaaggaaaccCAGTTGCtgctcttcccctttccctcccccaccttttaagaaaaaaaattctttcaaaggAATTTGGGTCAGGAAAAgggttgttttcaattttccCATTGCTGCAACAGTTAACCTTTAATAAGAACGACTgccaaatatttgagaaaatcaAATCGATGgtgaaaattatttaatcattaaTATCTCAGTGGGGTTTTAAACTTAACAGTCTTCCCTGTATGGACAAGGTCtagaaataacacaaataaaagtATTATGCCACATTACATTTACTTTATGGGTTTAGGGTGCATACATAAAGGGATCATATTTCCCCATATAGTTAAAACACAAGAACTGCAGCAGTAGTCATTTCTGAACATTTCTCAATTTAATTATACTTAAATCCAGAAGCACTTTAGGCAAGTTACAAATGACAGCATTGAGTATAATAAAACCTGTAATAAAGCAACTTAGTACCATCCACCCGGAATCATTGGGATCAGGCACAATTAACAGGAGCATAAATCCAAGACGGAATGGAAAATGTTCGAATCAGTATTATTGTTGGACAAAGACTAGAGAAGGAAGTAATAGTTTTTTTAATGGTAATGCCTGTGTTTGGTAACGATTGTGAAATCTTCTATCTCAGCAGCCCTGGTGCTAATTTGTAAACACAGGCAGACATTATATTGCCTGTCAGTTTCTGCATTAGAAAACacaatttcattttactttctaatcACGTTTTGACTCTAGCACACACGTATACCCAtccatctgtaaaaaaaaaaaaaaaaaggaaaagagaaacccaCACTAACAAATCCAAATCTGCTACTGGACACAGGAAAACCTcaaaggatttttgtttgtttgtttctctttttatcattttcatatcCCTATCTGATATCCAATTTAGACAGtagtcctttttaaatttttttcatttatccatAAGTGAAGGTGTGTATATACGTTTGCTCTTTATCACATCACCTAAAACGTTTCCAATACTCCCCTGTTACTCCCGACTGTCATTTCTATTGTTTCTCTGGCTTTTGCTGCCTGCACGCTGGAATTGCTCAAGTCCGAAGCCGCTGAGGCGCCAAACTAAAGCTAGGTGTATTTTTAAAGGTTGAACTGACTGTGAGAAAGATCAAAACTCGGTTTAATTTCCAAAGAAAGTtttattccccacccccagctccttcAAATGTGGATTATTTGCTGGGGAACGAGAAATTGGCCGTGGGTGTACAGCGAAACCTCTTGAGCTGCAAAACCCCGAATTCCAATGAGCCAagatgagatgtttatatataaatgtcaCTAGATGGGAGGGGGGAATTTTGAGTCtacaccttcccctccccctgtctTGCACgaaatattcatttccttttgttttgattATACATTTACATCCATGTGTATCCTTTTGTTGCAGCATGTAGAAGACCCGGGTATTAACATCCCAGATCAAACTGTAATTAAGAAAGGTAAGCCATTTCCTTCTGCATTCCAAGCATGTCCTTACAGGCACAGTGCTATTTAAAAGAACTTGCAgagctgtgtttatttttttccaagtagGATTTCCTAAAGGCTCAGAATTAGCGAATAGATAGGCATAGAATAGCAATGCTTAAATGATCGGCTTTCAGTATGTTAGTAATGGCAACAGGCTAGCTTTGTTCTGATTCATGACTTGAacatttaatttagtttaatGATATCtggacaaacacatgaaatgtgTAATAGGTGAACAGATTTGGAAGTGGCATTTCAATTTTGTAACGGTTTTAACAGTTCAGTTAATCCATTGCGTGAGTGGCCATGAGTGTTAAGTGTATAATGCTAAAAGCAGTGCAagtaatttaatattaatataggaGCAGATGACAAAAAGACGTAACACTCCTTAGCAGAGGGGGAAAAAGTCTTTcatgttcttaaatttaatttctcattAGCTGTTAAGGGTTTTTTAAACTTTGTGAATTAGGTTAACAAAATTTGGCTTTTGGTTAAAATTAGCTTTTTGAAGATGTCAGGTTTATTAGCATAAATGTTTGGAgcagaaattgttttttaaaagtgtcaAGTGATTTGGATGGATTTGTAATTTGTGTTGTGTTTAGTGAGTAGAAGTAAAGTTTACCGGATTAAATGCTATTcacagcagctttttttttttttgttatggtGGCAATGTTACATTTCAGGATTCTAGGCACCACCAGAGGACGATGCTATATAAAACTGTTCCCATTTCTAACCCCAATCAGTATATTGTTAGCGagtttaaagtttcatttttgcATCTGTGAAGTCTTTGTCATGTCAAATTAGATGTGCAAGGGATAAATCTTAAGAGATGCTCTTTCCAAGTCGACATGATAATTGGCTCTTTTATTAGTAATCTCTCAAGAGTTCGTTTAACTCCTATTGTCTCTATTAGCCTCCCCAGAGCTATTAATGTCACAAGTGATCTATCCAAAACCTAgagcccccccccacctccctatACGTCTAAAATATCCCCATTCAAGAGGGAGGAGTACTGTATACATGTGTTATTATGTCTCCATGTGGAATTTTAAGATACAAATGCATACTGTACTTAAATGGTTGTGAATGCATCTGAATTATTTTTGGTGTTAGAAATGTAACATGTTAGTACACTTTCTGCTGGCCTcgaatttttttctaagtatggtGGATCCAATGATGAAGAGCTTTGATTTTAACTAACAAGAACatatcctccccttccccccttcccaaaGAAGACGCTTAAGCATAAGGCTATTAACTCTTTGCTCATCAAAAGAACACATTGCTAGTTTTCCATGGTAGGCCTGTTTATCCTTCTTTCTCCCAGTTCAAAACGGGGCTTGAAATGGATTTCCAAAACTCGAGTCTTTTTCACAGATAAACATAGGAAAGGGCCTATTTATCAAAAGGACGGGGTGTGACAACAGAATCCACCACTTCCCGGCTTGGTGCCTTGAATGAAGTGCTCATTTACAGGCCGCTTTAGCCATCTAAACTCTCGGCTGATTTTAATTATAGGTCTGTGAAGCAGTTTCTCCCCAACGCTAAACCCCTCGCCCCACGAAAACTCCCGAGCCTACATAGCTTGCTCTCGGTTTACAAACGTCACCCCCTCCGCTGCACCCCAAGCCCGTGCTCCAGCACCCCGTCTGGGGCCCACTTCCCTCGGATGCTGAGAGCCGGGAGGGTCACGAGTTCACCACCATCTCTAGACAGCGCCCCAGCGGTTAAATGGCAAGGGTCCAGGGAGAAGCACAGGGCTGGCTGGCGGGGCTGGGCCGCCCCCCGGCCGCCGGGGAGACGCGCCGAGTGGCACAGGCTCCATCCCCAGTACCGGGATGGAGCAGGGACTAGGGCAGGAGATGGGGAAGGAGCCACGGAATTGTCAGGGCTGGAAGAAAAGCGGCGGTTGCGGCGCAAGCCTGGGAGCCGGCCCGGGCCGGGACGAGGGCCGGGGTCGGGCAGGGCTCGGGAGGGATCCTCGGCGCCCACACGCGGCCTCCCCGTCTGTCTCCGCAGGCCCCGTGTCCCTGTCCAAGTCCAACAGCAACGCCGTCTCCGCCATCCCCATCAACAAGGACAACCTCTTCGGCGGCGTCGTGAACCCCAACGAAGTCTTTTGTTCAGTTCCGGGTCGTCTCTCACTCCTCAGCTCCACCTCGAAGTACAAGGTCACGGTGGCGGAAGTACAGAGGCGCCTCTCACCGCCGGAGTGTCTCAACGCTTCGCTGCTGGGCGGAGTGCTGCGGAGGTGAGGCCCGAGCGAGGCCCTGCCCGCCAAGCATTGCGCCTGCGCCGGGCCGGCGACGCGGACGGGCCTCGCGCCAGGGCCCTCCCTTCGCGGGAAAAGAAAGGGGCGGGGAGAAGAGCGTAGAACCcagtgggtgggagctgggggcggggtgaGGCGGCGGGCGCCTGCGCACTCCGCCGCGTTCCCGCGCGCTCCGTCGTTCCGGGGGCGCGCCCGGTTCGGCCGGCGCAGCGCGCTCAGTGGGAcctctgcctcctcccacccactccccGCGCGCACGCGCAGTTCGCCCCGCCGCGGGCTCAGTCCCGGCCGCTGCAGCCGCGGGGCGCCGCGCGCCCGCCTTTTCCCTACTCGTTCACACCTTGCAAGCCTAGAAAAACTTCCGCTCAGGCGCCTCACTTTGCCTTACCTCCATATAGGGTCTCCGATTGCAGCCCGCCGTCTCTTGAATAGGGTTTAAGTAGAAGACAATGGTTTTCTCTAGAGTCTCCGTGCCACGCCCCCGGGTTACCAGAAGCAGACCCTCCCGCGCGAGGTGCTCGCACTAACGGTTCCGATGTACCGCGTCCCCATGTGTGCCAGGCAGCGTGCGAGGCACGTTTACGTGCATTATGTGTGGTCGCTACCGACGATTGCATGTTGCATATGTGGCCAGGGATTCTTGTCTCACCCGCGCGAGGTCGGAATGATTCATTTCGTAGATGAGATTTTATAAGGGTCAGCGAGGTGAAGCACCTTCCCTCAGGGCAGGTTTGTCCCTCCTCTGGGCTTTTTGCTCCTAGGGTTCCACCCAGCTTTGTGTGTGGTGGGTCTTGCGTTGAACTTTCCCAgataatattttctactttttctcctttttaatttttaatgaggaAGTGGaccaaaacttcattcttttgacaTTTATTCATATATCTGTTTATAGACCCAGATATCTGCTGTGATGGGTATATCCCATACAAAGGCTACAGAGTTTAACATCAGCTATTccactctttccttcctccttcacgGTCATTTGCTGTCCCTTTGTAATCTTTCATTGGCACAGATCTGAATCCgccctctgcctttttctcccccttcccccctccccaataTTGGAGACTGTTTACCTAGGGGAGTATAATCTAATCCACACAATTAAAGAGCACTTGAGTAGggaataaaatctgaaattaattaatttgctgttttatttaaacaatttatCTTAACCACTTTCTGATTATGGGAGTCTATTTAGACATCTATTTAGAACCACCTCCATCGTCTCTGAAATCAGGGAAATTTTTAAAGGCTGATATCCACTTTTGAATTTTCTGGTTAGGCTGGTGACATGGCATGTAAACAGTTGGTGAAATGAATTTCCCACTGGGGCTAAAGCCAGAGAAAGAAACCTAAGAGTGATGATAACTTTGGTTACTCTGAATAACCTAACAGCAGATCTTGCAAAGACAATTTAAAGACCCCATTGGGATTTGTGTGATTGTAACAACAGGGAAAATATACAGTCATCAGTTGAACTCAAAAATACTTCACACCCTAGAGATGAGAgctgtgtttatttgtttgtggTTCTTCTTCAGAGAGTTGGGAAATCAGAACCTTCCAACCTGCCACAATAGTTGCAGTAATAACTGAACACAGGGGGTGCTTTAGAGTTTAA
Coding sequences within it:
- the TFAP2A gene encoding transcription factor AP-2-alpha isoform X5, which produces MPPHWHSRIPCVWGRALFTPGVFSEKKRLGLLSRGGLRTGTGRFPRSPEPCTQCGSCNSTPDFLFSALALALFQDRHDGTSNGTARLPQLGTVGQSPYTSAPPLSHTPNADFQPPYFPPPYQPIYPQSQDPYSHVNDPYSLNPLHAQPQPQHPGWPGQRQSQESGLLHAHRGLPHQLSGLDPRRDYRRHEDLLHGPHGLGSGLGDLPIHSLPHAIEDVPHVEDPGINIPDQTVIKKGPVSLSKSNSNAVSAIPINKDNLFGGVVNPNEVFCSVPGRLSLLSSTSKYKVTVAEVQRRLSPPECLNASLLGGVLRRAKSKNGGRSLREKLDKIGLNLPAGRRKAANVTLLTSLVEDRYARSSPTCWLRTDLPWGTRGPTPSWSRASRAA
- the TFAP2A gene encoding transcription factor AP-2-alpha isoform X4 → MPPHWHSRIPCVWGRALFTPGVFSEKKRLGLLSRGGLRTGTGRFPRSPEPCTQCGSCNSTPDFLFSALALALFQDRHDGTSNGTARLPQLGTVGQSPYTSAPPLSHTPNADFQPPYFPPPYQPIYPQSQDPYSHVNDPYSLNPLHAQPQPQHPGWPGQRQSQESGLLHAHRGLPHQLSGLDPRRDYRRHEDLLHGPHGLGSGLGDLPIHSLPHAIEDVPHVEDPGINIPDQTVIKKGPVSLSKSNSNAVSAIPINKDNLFGGVVNPNEVFCSVPGRLSLLSSTSKYKVTVAEVQRRLSPPECLNASLLGGVLRRAKSKNGGRSLREKLDKIGLNLPAGRRKAANVTLLTSLVEGEAVHLARDFGYVCETEFPAKAVAEFLNRQHSDPNEQLTRKNMLLATKMLGVSERGGG
- the TFAP2A gene encoding transcription factor AP-2-alpha isoform X1, encoding MPPHWHSRIPCVWGRALFTPGVFSEKKRLGLLSRGGLRTGTGRFPRSPEPCTQCGSCNSTPDFLFSALALALFQDRHDGTSNGTARLPQLGTVGQSPYTSAPPLSHTPNADFQPPYFPPPYQPIYPQSQDPYSHVNDPYSLNPLHAQPQPQHPGWPGQRQSQESGLLHAHRGLPHQLSGLDPRRDYRRHEDLLHGPHGLGSGLGDLPIHSLPHAIEDVPHVEDPGINIPDQTVIKKGPVSLSKSNSNAVSAIPINKDNLFGGVVNPNEVFCSVPGRLSLLSSTSKYKVTVAEVQRRLSPPECLNASLLGGVLRRAKSKNGGRSLREKLDKIGLNLPAGRRKAANVTLLTSLVEGEAVHLARDFGYVCETEFPAKAVAEFLNRQHSDPNEQLTRKNMLLATKQICKEFTDLLAQDRSPLGNSRPNPILEPGIQSCLTHFNLISHGFGSPAVCAAVTALQNYLTEALKAMDKMYLSNNPNSHTDSSAKSSDKEEKHRK
- the TFAP2A gene encoding transcription factor AP-2-alpha isoform X3 — its product is MLVHSFSAMDRHDGTSNGTARLPQLGTVGQSPYTSAPPLSHTPNADFQPPYFPPPYQPIYPQSQDPYSHVNDPYSLNPLHAQPQPQHPGWPGQRQSQESGLLHAHRGLPHQLSGLDPRRDYRRHEDLLHGPHGLGSGLGDLPIHSLPHAIEDVPHVEDPGINIPDQTVIKKGPVSLSKSNSNAVSAIPINKDNLFGGVVNPNEVFCSVPGRLSLLSSTSKYKVTVAEVQRRLSPPECLNASLLGGVLRRAKSKNGGRSLREKLDKIGLNLPAGRRKAANVTLLTSLVEGEAVHLARDFGYVCETEFPAKAVAEFLNRQHSDPNEQLTRKNMLLATKQICKEFTDLLAQDRSPLGNSRPNPILEPGIQSCLTHFNLISHGFGSPAVCAAVTALQNYLTEALKAMDKMYLSNNPNSHTDSSAKSSDKEEKHRK
- the TFAP2A gene encoding transcription factor AP-2-alpha isoform X2 produces the protein MKMLWKLTDNIKYEDCEDRHDGTSNGTARLPQLGTVGQSPYTSAPPLSHTPNADFQPPYFPPPYQPIYPQSQDPYSHVNDPYSLNPLHAQPQPQHPGWPGQRQSQESGLLHAHRGLPHQLSGLDPRRDYRRHEDLLHGPHGLGSGLGDLPIHSLPHAIEDVPHVEDPGINIPDQTVIKKGPVSLSKSNSNAVSAIPINKDNLFGGVVNPNEVFCSVPGRLSLLSSTSKYKVTVAEVQRRLSPPECLNASLLGGVLRRAKSKNGGRSLREKLDKIGLNLPAGRRKAANVTLLTSLVEGEAVHLARDFGYVCETEFPAKAVAEFLNRQHSDPNEQLTRKNMLLATKQICKEFTDLLAQDRSPLGNSRPNPILEPGIQSCLTHFNLISHGFGSPAVCAAVTALQNYLTEALKAMDKMYLSNNPNSHTDSSAKSSDKEEKHRK